A region from the Poecilia reticulata strain Guanapo linkage group LG12, Guppy_female_1.0+MT, whole genome shotgun sequence genome encodes:
- the rpl37 gene encoding large ribosomal subunit protein eL37, whose translation MTKGTSSFGKRRNKTHTLCRRCGAKAYHLQKSSCGKCGYPEKRKRKYNWSAKAKRRNTTGTGRLRHLKVVYRRFRNGFREGTTPKPRRAAVAASSSS comes from the exons ATG ACCAAGGGAACATCATCATTCGGTAAGCGCCGAAACAAGACGCACACCCTGTGCCGTCGTTGTGGAGCCAAGGCCTATCATCTGCAGAAGTCTTCCTGCGGCAAGTGTGGCTACCCCGAGAAGCGCAAGAGAAAGT ACAACTGGAGTGCTAAGGCTAAGAGGAGGAACACCACTGGAACCGGCCGTCTGAGGCACCTGAAGGTTGTCTACCGCAGATTCAG gaatgGTTTCCGGGAAGGCACTACCCCCAAGCCCAGACGTGCTGCAGTGGCCGCCTCCAGCTCGTcctaa
- the st8sia5 gene encoding alpha-2,8-sialyltransferase 8E isoform X1, which yields MLRRRMAYTDPSSGKDILGSRSLCFIFICAFGLVTLLQQILYGKNYIKSVQQFSRVKGDETGNWTGPVNFFDDGSLKPARNGRKRCFRQNIQPDSQISVIVTPCLADIKKKKKRPQRYLENYDGSFEFNSTACRELRQEIMDVKVLTMVKTSELFERWRNLQICKWEQNKEEASNFKMSLSRCCNAPSFLFTTKRNTPSGSKLRYEVDTSGILPITTEIFKMFPDDMPFSKSQFKKCAVIGNGGIIKNSKCGKEIDSADFVFRCNVPPINEKYSADVGTKTDLVTINPSIITERFQKLEKWRRPFYEVLQNYENSSVVLPAFYNTRNTDVSFRVKYMLDDFDSQRGVFFFHPQYLLSVQRFWAVQGVRAKRLSSGLMLVTAAMELCEEVHLYGFWAFPMNPAGIFITHHYYDNVKPRPGFHAMPHEIFNFIHMHTRGIIHVHTGRCT from the exons ATGCTGCGCCGAAGGATGGCATACACCGACCCGTCGTCGGGCAAAGATATACTCGGCAGTAGATCCCtgtgtttcatatttatttgcGCATTTGGACTCGTCACGCTTTTACAACAAATTCTTTATGGGAAAAACTACATCAAGAG TGTACAACAGTTTAGCCGAGTCAAAGGGGACGAGACCGGAAATTGGACCGGCCCCGTTAATTTCTTCGATGACGGATCTCTGAAGCCTGCcagaaatggaaggaaaag ATGTTTCCGTCAGAATATTCAGCCAGATTCACAGATCTCCGTAATAGTCACACCCTGCCTAGCTGatattaagaagaaaaaaaaacgcccTCAAAG GTATCTGGAAAATTATGACGGCTCTTTTGAATTCAACTCCACGGCTTGCAGGGAGCTCAGACAGGAGATTATGGATGTCAAAGTCCTGACGAT GGTTAAAACCTCAGAGCTGTTCGAAAGATGGCGAAACCTACAAATCTGCAAGTGGgagcaaaacaaagaggaggCCAGCAACTTTAA GATGTCTCTGTCCCGCTGCTGTAACGCTCCATCCTTTTTGTTCACCACCAAGAGAAACACTCCTTCAGGCTCTAAGCTAAGGTACGAGGTGGACACCAGCGGCATCCTTCCCATTACCACGGAGATTTTCAAGATGTTCCCAGAT GATATGCCATTTTCCAAATCTCAGTTCAAAAAATGTGCTGTCATTGGAAATGGTGGCATCATCAAGAACAGCAAATGCGGAAAGGAAATCGATTCAGCCGATTTTGTTTTCAG ATGCAATGTCCCCCCCATCAATGAGAAATACTCAGCAGACGTGGGCACCAAGACAGACCTGGTGACCATAAATCCAAGTATTATTACAGAGAG ATTTCAGAAGCTGGAGAAATGGCGGCGGCCATTTTACGAAGTCCTCCAGAACTACGAGAACTCATCAGTGGTGCTACCTGCCTTTTACAACACCCGCAATACTGACGTGTCTTTCCGAGTCAAGTACATGCTGGACGATTTCGACTCCCAGAGAGGCGTGTTCTTCTTCCACCCGCAGTATCTCCTGAGCGTGCAGCGTTTCTGGGCGGTGCAGGGCGTCCGGGCCAAGCGCCTGAGCAGTGGCCTGATGCTCGTGACGGCCGCCATGGAGCTCTGCGAGGAGGTGCACCTCTACGGTTTCTGGGCGTTCCCCATGAATCCAGCCGGCATCTTTATTACTCACCACTACTACGACAATGTGAAGCCACGGCCAGGCTTCCACGCTATGCCTCATGAAATTTTTAACTTCATCCACATGCACACGCGTGGGATCATCCATGTACATACGGGGCGCTGcacatga
- the st8sia5 gene encoding alpha-2,8-sialyltransferase 8E isoform X2, whose translation MLRRRMAYTDPSSGKDILGSRSLCFIFICAFGLVTLLQQILYGKNYIKSVQQFSRVKGDETGNWTGPVNFFDDGSLKPARNGRKRYLENYDGSFEFNSTACRELRQEIMDVKVLTMVKTSELFERWRNLQICKWEQNKEEASNFKMSLSRCCNAPSFLFTTKRNTPSGSKLRYEVDTSGILPITTEIFKMFPDDMPFSKSQFKKCAVIGNGGIIKNSKCGKEIDSADFVFRCNVPPINEKYSADVGTKTDLVTINPSIITERFQKLEKWRRPFYEVLQNYENSSVVLPAFYNTRNTDVSFRVKYMLDDFDSQRGVFFFHPQYLLSVQRFWAVQGVRAKRLSSGLMLVTAAMELCEEVHLYGFWAFPMNPAGIFITHHYYDNVKPRPGFHAMPHEIFNFIHMHTRGIIHVHTGRCT comes from the exons ATGCTGCGCCGAAGGATGGCATACACCGACCCGTCGTCGGGCAAAGATATACTCGGCAGTAGATCCCtgtgtttcatatttatttgcGCATTTGGACTCGTCACGCTTTTACAACAAATTCTTTATGGGAAAAACTACATCAAGAG TGTACAACAGTTTAGCCGAGTCAAAGGGGACGAGACCGGAAATTGGACCGGCCCCGTTAATTTCTTCGATGACGGATCTCTGAAGCCTGCcagaaatggaaggaaaag GTATCTGGAAAATTATGACGGCTCTTTTGAATTCAACTCCACGGCTTGCAGGGAGCTCAGACAGGAGATTATGGATGTCAAAGTCCTGACGAT GGTTAAAACCTCAGAGCTGTTCGAAAGATGGCGAAACCTACAAATCTGCAAGTGGgagcaaaacaaagaggaggCCAGCAACTTTAA GATGTCTCTGTCCCGCTGCTGTAACGCTCCATCCTTTTTGTTCACCACCAAGAGAAACACTCCTTCAGGCTCTAAGCTAAGGTACGAGGTGGACACCAGCGGCATCCTTCCCATTACCACGGAGATTTTCAAGATGTTCCCAGAT GATATGCCATTTTCCAAATCTCAGTTCAAAAAATGTGCTGTCATTGGAAATGGTGGCATCATCAAGAACAGCAAATGCGGAAAGGAAATCGATTCAGCCGATTTTGTTTTCAG ATGCAATGTCCCCCCCATCAATGAGAAATACTCAGCAGACGTGGGCACCAAGACAGACCTGGTGACCATAAATCCAAGTATTATTACAGAGAG ATTTCAGAAGCTGGAGAAATGGCGGCGGCCATTTTACGAAGTCCTCCAGAACTACGAGAACTCATCAGTGGTGCTACCTGCCTTTTACAACACCCGCAATACTGACGTGTCTTTCCGAGTCAAGTACATGCTGGACGATTTCGACTCCCAGAGAGGCGTGTTCTTCTTCCACCCGCAGTATCTCCTGAGCGTGCAGCGTTTCTGGGCGGTGCAGGGCGTCCGGGCCAAGCGCCTGAGCAGTGGCCTGATGCTCGTGACGGCCGCCATGGAGCTCTGCGAGGAGGTGCACCTCTACGGTTTCTGGGCGTTCCCCATGAATCCAGCCGGCATCTTTATTACTCACCACTACTACGACAATGTGAAGCCACGGCCAGGCTTCCACGCTATGCCTCATGAAATTTTTAACTTCATCCACATGCACACGCGTGGGATCATCCATGTACATACGGGGCGCTGcacatga
- the st8sia5 gene encoding alpha-2,8-sialyltransferase 8E isoform X3, with the protein MLRRRMAYTDPSSGKDILGSRSLCFIFICAFGLVTLLQQILYGKNYIKRYLENYDGSFEFNSTACRELRQEIMDVKVLTMVKTSELFERWRNLQICKWEQNKEEASNFKMSLSRCCNAPSFLFTTKRNTPSGSKLRYEVDTSGILPITTEIFKMFPDDMPFSKSQFKKCAVIGNGGIIKNSKCGKEIDSADFVFRCNVPPINEKYSADVGTKTDLVTINPSIITERFQKLEKWRRPFYEVLQNYENSSVVLPAFYNTRNTDVSFRVKYMLDDFDSQRGVFFFHPQYLLSVQRFWAVQGVRAKRLSSGLMLVTAAMELCEEVHLYGFWAFPMNPAGIFITHHYYDNVKPRPGFHAMPHEIFNFIHMHTRGIIHVHTGRCT; encoded by the exons ATGCTGCGCCGAAGGATGGCATACACCGACCCGTCGTCGGGCAAAGATATACTCGGCAGTAGATCCCtgtgtttcatatttatttgcGCATTTGGACTCGTCACGCTTTTACAACAAATTCTTTATGGGAAAAACTACATCAAGAG GTATCTGGAAAATTATGACGGCTCTTTTGAATTCAACTCCACGGCTTGCAGGGAGCTCAGACAGGAGATTATGGATGTCAAAGTCCTGACGAT GGTTAAAACCTCAGAGCTGTTCGAAAGATGGCGAAACCTACAAATCTGCAAGTGGgagcaaaacaaagaggaggCCAGCAACTTTAA GATGTCTCTGTCCCGCTGCTGTAACGCTCCATCCTTTTTGTTCACCACCAAGAGAAACACTCCTTCAGGCTCTAAGCTAAGGTACGAGGTGGACACCAGCGGCATCCTTCCCATTACCACGGAGATTTTCAAGATGTTCCCAGAT GATATGCCATTTTCCAAATCTCAGTTCAAAAAATGTGCTGTCATTGGAAATGGTGGCATCATCAAGAACAGCAAATGCGGAAAGGAAATCGATTCAGCCGATTTTGTTTTCAG ATGCAATGTCCCCCCCATCAATGAGAAATACTCAGCAGACGTGGGCACCAAGACAGACCTGGTGACCATAAATCCAAGTATTATTACAGAGAG ATTTCAGAAGCTGGAGAAATGGCGGCGGCCATTTTACGAAGTCCTCCAGAACTACGAGAACTCATCAGTGGTGCTACCTGCCTTTTACAACACCCGCAATACTGACGTGTCTTTCCGAGTCAAGTACATGCTGGACGATTTCGACTCCCAGAGAGGCGTGTTCTTCTTCCACCCGCAGTATCTCCTGAGCGTGCAGCGTTTCTGGGCGGTGCAGGGCGTCCGGGCCAAGCGCCTGAGCAGTGGCCTGATGCTCGTGACGGCCGCCATGGAGCTCTGCGAGGAGGTGCACCTCTACGGTTTCTGGGCGTTCCCCATGAATCCAGCCGGCATCTTTATTACTCACCACTACTACGACAATGTGAAGCCACGGCCAGGCTTCCACGCTATGCCTCATGAAATTTTTAACTTCATCCACATGCACACGCGTGGGATCATCCATGTACATACGGGGCGCTGcacatga